In Campylobacter sp., the DNA window TAGCCGCTCATTTTGTGCACGCAGACTAAATGCGACGTCCTCAAACACGCTCGCGCACAAAAATTGATCGTCGCTGTTTTGAAATAAAAACCCGATCTCGTGGCGAAATTTTACAAAATCCTCCGCACACTCGAGCTTCTCACCGAAAAGCTCGATTTCGCCCTCGCCCCATTGCCTTAGGCCGCCTAAAATTTGAAGCAGGCTCGTCTTGCCCTGCCCGTTCGCGCCCAAGATCGCCACTTTTTCCTTATGCCCTACGCTCAAATTTACGCCGCGAAAAATTTCTCGCTCGCCGTTTTTAGCGCTTAAATCCAGCGCCTTAAGCGAACAGCTCATAAGATAGCTCCGATTTTAACAGATACGCACGCCAGCACGAACGCCAAAAACGAGGCCTCCGAGACGCCCAAACCATCGCGACATTCGTAAAATAGCCTACCGCAAAACCCTCGCGCGCTCATTACCATGCTTAAATTCCTTGCCTGCTCAAGCGCCGAAATCGCTAAAATCCCGATCAAATTCGCATAAATTTTATAGGTAAAAATTCCGCTCGTCCCTACAAATCCGCGCATGCGCAAAAGTGCTTGCAGTCTCGCCAGATCCGAGCGTAAAAAATTTACGAATCGCCCACAGCAATACACCAAAGCGCTTAGCTTTTCGCCGAGCCCGAGCCCGTAAAATCCGCGCGCGAAAAAATATTCGTCTTTGCCGTAAAATAGCAAAATTGCAAACGCCATTATCAAATTCGCGCGCAAAAATATCACGCCCGCAAGCTCGTAGTTGCCGACTATGGCGGGGCTTAACGCGCTTAAAATCGCAAAGATATTTAATACCGCAAGCCTTGTGCAGACCGCGCGTGCAATCGAAATTTTAAGCGCAAAAAGAAGTAGCGGCGGGGCAAAAAACGCCGCGTAAAGCTGCCCGCTAAATCCGACGCCGAAGCTGAAGATGAAAAACGCGAGCAGTGATACGGCGGAGCTCATTTGCGCGCTCTTTTCGCTAGCCACATTAAGCCAAAAAAGCCGAAAATCAAGGCCAAACAAAGCGCGATTTTAGGCGCCTCGGCGGACTGGCTTTGAAACGCCAGGCTCCTAATATCACTCTTAGAGCTTTCTTTCGGCAAGATGCTTTGCGAGGCGGAATTTTTCAAAGGCTCGGAAGCACTTGAAATTTTATCTTCAGACACACTGCCTTTCGGCGCGATATTTTCGGACGCGCTGTCTTTGGACGCGAAATTTTTAGCGGCGTTCGAATTTTGCGGCATAGGATTTTCAGAAACGTCAGAATTTTGAGGCGTGGAATTTTCAGGATCACCGGAATCCTGCGGCGTAAAGCCTTCGGCGCTAAATTCCATCTGTGTGCCGTGCCCTGCACCTCCGTAAATTTGAATAGTAAAATTTTTAGCTGGCATTCGTATGCTCGCAAGTCCCTCTTTATCGGTCCTAGTGCGTAAAATTTCGCGCCCGTCCACACTGATTAAAACTTCGCACTCCATGCAGGGAGAATTTTTATAAAAATAGCTATAAATCGCCACTCTATCGCCCTCTTGCGTCGCGAAAAGATGAAGCGCATGCGAAAATGCGAAGGAGCTCAAAACCGCTAAGAAAAATAGCGCTCTCATCGCCTTTGTCCGCCGTAAAATTTCGCAATAAAGCTAAGCGCAAAAAAGGTGATGATTCCTTCCAAAACAGCCAGGATCGCGCCTTCGAGCGAGATGAGCGTCGCGATAGCAAAAAACTCCCGCCCGCTGATGAAAAGCACGAGATCAAGAAGCAGCATCGAGCAGACGATCGGCACGAAACCCGCTAAAAATAGATAAATTTTTTGCGTGCGCGCTTTTAGCTCTTGCGCTTTTGAGGCGGCGGCGGCAAAGAGCCCGCCCAAAACCGCCGGAAAGCCGATGACTGCGGTATTTACGCCGAGCACGCTAAGCCCTCCAAAGCCAAAAAATACCCCTTGCAAAAACAGCGCGACGAAAATCGCCAAGATCGCGCGTGAGCCCAAAAACGCGCCCACGAGCCCGCTTAGCATCAGGTGCATGGAGCTGACGCCCACGGGCAGGTGCACAAAAGATGCGACGAAAAACAGCGCGCTAAAACATGCGATCCTCGGGATTTCAGACTGCCTTGCGCGCCATAAAATCGCCGCTACCGCAGGCGCCGTAACCGCCCAGCCAGCAAGCAGCACGGGCGCACTCAAAACTCCTTCGCTAATATGCACGGCTCGCCTCCTTTAAATCGCTCACGTTTTTTAGACGCGCAAAAACGCGGGAGCTAGTTAAATTTAAGGCATTTGCGACCTTTGCAATAATTGCCTTGATTGCTACAGATCTTGCTTTTACGGCTTTAGTCGCGACAGAATTTTCGGCTGTAAAACTCGCGGCTTGCGTCCTATTTGCGGCGGCTGTTAGCGCAGAACTCGGAGCGGTCTCGGAACCGCTTACGGAACCGGCAAATTTGATAAATTTTACGGCTCGCACGGCGCAAGAATTTTCGCTTGCTACAATTGCAGGAGCGGCGAGCGGATTTTGCAACGCAAAATTTAAGGCTCCGAGCGATCTCGGTGAGATGCTTGTGCGGTAAAACAGAGCCTGCGAAATTTCAAAAGTCGGGGTTTGCGAAATTTCAAAAAACGAAATTTTACGTGCTGGTATTTTAAGCTCATAAATCCATGAATATGAAATTTTGCGGCTCGAAGCTACTAAGAGCGGATTCCTACCGAGCAAAATTCCACATAGCAGAGTTCTGCTACTTGAAATTTTACTCAGCGGAATTTTGCTCCGTAAAGTTTTAACCAAACCCTGAGACGCAGACTGCGCGCGGGTGCAAAACGACAAAATTCTTCCCCGTAAAATTTTAGCCGCAGAATTCGCTTGAAATTTTACGTCGCCAAGCAAAACGCGCGAAAATAAAATTTCAAAGCTCCGCTCAAGCGTAAATTTAAATTTATCCGCAGCGACGCAAATTTCGCCCAAAAAAAGAGATCTCACCGAGCCGCTCCCCTATTTTTTCAGCTCGTCTGCTTTGATCCAAAGCACGGCGCCCAGCTCGTTTACGGGCTGCTCGCTTCCTTTAGCGGCTTCCTCCTCGCTAAGAGCCGCAAAGCCCCACCAGCCGGCAACCGGCATCACGAAGCTAAACTCGCCCGCGCCGTTGGTTTTAACGACCTGTGTGACATGCGCCTCGCTAGGGGCTTTGTAGCCCTTATCGTTATATAGCTCGATCTCCACGTCCGCGCCCGGGACGGGCTTTCCGTGCAGTAAAAAAACTCCGCTAAATATCTCTCCCGCATACAGCGCATAAGGTCGCACTAGCGGCACGATCTCCGCCTCTAGCCCGAGCGGCTTATCCCAGCCTTCGCCCGCGTCGTAAGCATCGACGTAGGTTTTGGTGATATGGCGGATCATCTTGCGCTCAGCCGGCTCGGCATAGGGTTTTGGATCAAAATAAAACGCTAAAAGCGATGGCTTGTCCGCTTTGAATTCCGCCGCGAAATAGGAATTTTCACCCTTTTTCTGCTCTTTTAGACCGCTTAGGAGCGATTTTTTCTCGCCGTCAATAAAAACGCCGAATTCTGCGGGCTTTTGTAGATTCATAGACTCCTGCAAAAACGGATGGGAGAATTCCAAATTTAGCTTCACGATAGCATCTTTTTGATCCTCTACGACATTTTTATCCGTCGTAAGAACGCCGAAATGTGCGAACGCAAGGCTCGCCGCGAAAATTCCTAAAAAAGCAAATTTTGCCTTCATGTAATACCTTTTATAATAAAATATTACGGAATTGTATCACTTTTTTTCATCCGTATTGCTTAAATGTGGGTTTATTTTGAGTATTTAAAGCAAACTTTAGTTAAAATGTCGCAATTTAAATTACCAAAAAGAGGCAGAAAATGATAAATTTAAAACTTATCGAGACGAATTTCGACGAATTTAATAAAAAACTCATCGCCAAAAAAGTCCCGCCGCAAACCCTGCAAACGCTACTAGATGCCTACAACGAGCTAAAATCCAAAAAGACGGAGTTAGAGAACCTCCAAGCCGTGCAAAACGTAAAGAGCAAGGAGCTAGGCCTCGCCGCGCGCGAGGGTAAGGACGTAGGGGCGCTAAAATCGCAACTTGAGGAAAACAAGCAAAAGATCCAAAGCCTAAGCGAGCTCGTAAATGAGCGCGAGCAAAACTTAGAAGCGATCGCCGCGTGCGTGCCGAATATCATCGACGACGACGTGCCGATCGGCGCGGACGAGAACGAAAACGTCTGTATCAAAAAGGTGCTTGATCCGCGCACGTTCGACTTCGCGCCCAAGCAGCACTTCGATCTCGGCGAGGCGCTGGGATGGCTTGATTTCGAGCGCGGCGTCAAACTCAGCGGCAGCCGCTTCACCGCGATCCGCGGGCTGGGCGCAAAGCTGAATATGGCCCTCATCAACTACATGATCGAATTTAATAACTCGCGCGGCTTCGAGCTCGTAAATATGCCGTTTTTGGTGCGTGATCAGATCCTCTACGGCACGGGTCAGCTGCCTAAATTTAAAGACGACCTCTACCACGTTGACGACGAGGAGCAAAACCTCTACCTCATCCCTACGAGCGAGGTTACGGCGACGAATCTCTTTAACGATGAAATTTTACGCAGCGAGGAGCTGCCGATCAAGCTCACCAGCTACAGCCACTGCTTTCGCAAGGAGGCGGGCTCGGCGGGGCGCGATACGCGCGGCATGATCCGCCAGCACCAGTTCGAAAAGGTCGAACTCGTCGCCATCACGCGCCCAGAGGATAGCACAAAGATGCTTGAGGAGATGATTTCGTGCGCGAGCGATCTACTAGCTAGCCTAGGCCTTCCGCACAGACACATGCTGCTTTGTAGCGGCGATCTAGGCTTTAGTGCCGCAAAGACCGTGGATTTGGAGGTTTGGCTGCCGGGGCAGAACCAATACCGAGAGATCAGCTCGATCAGCAACTGTCGCGATTTTCAGGCACGTAGAGCCAAAATCCGCTTCAAAGACGGCAAGAAAAATAGCCTCGTTCATACGCTAAACGGCTCCTCGCTCGCAGTCGGCCGCACGCTAATCGCGGTAATGGAAAACTACCAGCGCAAGGACGGCAGCATCGAAATCCCGCGCGTTTTAGAAAAATATATGTAGGCGGCCCGTGCGAAAGCCTTACAAAAACCCAAATTCTAACGCCCGATTCGCAGCCACTGGGTCTTGCGCGGAAAAATTTAAAAAGCGCGGCGTTAAATTTTTCGTGCTGCAAAACACAGGATTTTTTGCAACAAAATTTGGTAGCACGAAATTTTGCGGCGCAGAGCCCGGGGCACACGATGCCAAGCTTCGCGGTTTTAAATTTTGCAATGAAACGCTTCGTCATACGCGACAAATTCGGCAATCACGACACTCGCATTTTAAATTTCACGACGAGAAATTTAATGGCGCGAAATTTGCGACCTGCGGAACAAGATTTTTAGGGGCGAACTTTCGCGGCGTGGAATTCTGCAAATCAAAATTTATGGCACGCGGCGTCAAATTTTACAAAGCAGAATTGCGCGAGACGGGTTTTTTAACTCGCACTGCAGAATTGTACGGCACAAAATTTCACGAGATGAAGTTCCAGACGCTAAATTTAGAGCTTAAAATGAAATTTAGCGAAGCGAAATTCGGCGAGGTAAAATTCCGCGATGGCGCGCTTTTAAAATTTGCCGCCGCAAAAGGGCTGCGACGCAGTCCTAGCCTTTGTGTCGCCATACCCTTTAAATTTACCGCGCTGCAAAACGCGGGATTTTTTGCAACAAAATTTGACGAAGCGGAATTTTGCGGCGTAAAATTTTATAAAGCAAGATTGCGCCGCGCAAAATTTTATGCTGCAGAATTTGCGGCGAAGGGCGAGAAATTTTGCGGCATGAAACGGCGCGGAGCGGGCGCGTGAAGATCGCGCTTTTCGGCGGCAGTTTCGATCCGCCGCATGCAGGACACGACGCCGCGGTAAAGGCGATTTTATCAAGCCTAAAGCCCGATTTGCTGGTAATAATGCCGTCGTTTTTAAACCCGTTTAAAAAGAGCTTTTCGGCGCCGCCGCAGCTGCGGCTTAGATGGTGCCGCGCGCTGTGGAGCGACGCCCCGCACGTGGAGGTAAGCGATTATGAAATTTCGCAAAACGTGCCGGTACCCACGATACAAAGCGTGAAATTTCTGCTCGAAAAATACGGCGGAAACGGCAAAATCGCGGCAGAGACGGCAGCCTCGACGAGCGAAACCCCGACAGCCGTAACGGATAGGGCTTTATCTAACGGCGCAAATATTGCGAATAAAATTTCTGCCGGTGCTTATACTCCTGGCAGTGCAGACGAAATTTTACCCGAGAAGACGGACGGGGCTTTGTCGTGCGGCATAGCTAAAATTTCAAGCGACGATGCCTGCACCGCCGTTAATACGGATAGAGTAAGTATCTCCGCCAACGCAAAAAACAAAATTCTGCAAGGCAGCGTGGCAGATAAAATTTTGATCTGCGATGGAAGTGAAACAAAGGGGATTTCGCAAAGCACGGTGAGTGGAATTTCGGGCGGCTGCAAAAGTAATGCGGGCGGTGCAAACGACGTAAGCAAAATTTTAAGTGCAGATGCGAGCGAAATCACAAATGCAAGCGTAATTTCAAGCCCCGTTGCAAGCGAAATTTCAAGCAGCAATGCAAATTGCATTGCTGATACAGGCGATATAAATGACGCAAATAGTGCAGGTGACACAGGCGGCGCAGATGACGCGAGCGATGTGCGCGATGTGAGCAGTGCAGATGAAGCAAGCAAAGCAAATAGTGCAAGCGGCACAGATACAATCTCAAAGCTCTACATCGTCGTGGGCGCCGACAACCTAGCAGAGCTTCATAAATGGCGCGATTTTAGCGAGCTGCAAAAATTGGCGGAGTTTGTAGTGCTTACTAGACCTGGCTACGAGATCCCGCGGCAGTGGGCGGCTCTAAGGCGCATCGAGATTGCCGTAGATGCGAGCTCAAGCGGTTTTAGGCGAGATTTCAAAGGCGAAATCCCACCCAAGATCGCAGCAGAGGTCATAAAATTTTATAAAAGGAAAGATATGCAAGATCCAAAGCAGAGGGCGGAAAAGATCGCCGAAATTTTAAACGAAAAGAAAGCCGAAGACGTCCAGATCATCGATATGGAAGGGCGCGAATATATCGCGAAATTCGTGGTTATCGCCACTATGCTAACCTCCCGCCACGCAGCCTCGCTTATCGAGGAGCTAAAAAGCGTGCTTAAGCCGCTTGGGGAGGAGTTTTTGGCTATCGAAAGCGGCGATGAGTGGAGCGTCGTCGATCTCGGCGATATCATAGTCCATCTCATCAGCGAGGCTTACCGCGCCAAATACAATATCGAGGACTTCCTCGACAAACTCAAAAAAGAGCAATTTTAAGGAGGGAGCGTGCCGAGACAGACCTGGAGCAGCAAGCTCACATATATCTTAACTGTCGCAGGCGCCACGATCGGCTTTGGCTGCACGTGGCGGTTTCCGTATTTAGTCGGGCAAAACGGCGGCGGCGCCTACGTGCTCATATTTTGCATCGCAATGATCGTGCTTGGGATCCCGATGATCTTGGTAGAAAACGTCATCGGACGCCGTGCGCTAAGAAACTGCGTCGATGCCTTTGCAGCGCCTAAAAAGGACGGCTCGCGCATAAAGCCGGCATGGAAAATCGTAGGCATCATGGGCGTAATCGGCGCGTTTGGAATTTTGGCCTACTATATGGTCCTTGGCGGCTGGGTGCTAACCTACATCGTAAACATCGTAAGCGGCAACTTCGACCTCTCCGCGCGGATCACAGACCCCGCATTTACGCAAAAATTCTACGCAGATCACATCGAAAATAGCCCGCTCGGCGTCGGAGCTTACACGCTCGTTTTCATAGCGATCAACTGGTACATTTTGAAAAACGGCATCATCGAGGGGATCGAAAAATTCGTAAAATTTCTAATGCCCGCGCTATTTTTGTGCTTCATCGCGGTGATCCTTACAAATTTAACGCTCGAAGGCGCAAAGGAAGGCGTGAAATTTTATCTCGGCGTCGATTTTGCCAAGATCACGCCCAAGCTTTTGATCGACGTTTTGGGACAGGTCTTTTTCGCGCTCTCGCTCGGTTTCGGCGTGATGATCACGCTATCTAGCTTCCTCAACAAAGACGAGAAGCTGATGCAAACGGCCACCATCACCGCAGTCGTAAACACCCTCATCGCCGTGCTTGCGGGCTTTATGATCTTCCCATCGCTCTTTAGCGCGGGGCTTGAGCCGAGCAGCGGCTCGTCGCTGGTTTTTAAGAGCCTGCCGATCGCGTTTTCGCACATGCCGTTCGGCAACGCCGTCGCGGTGGTCTTTCTCTCGATTTTGCTCATCGCCGCGCTTACGACGTCGATCACGATCTATCAGGTCATCATAAATTTCGTCGAGGAGCGCTTCGGTTTTTCGACGCTAAAGGCGGTAAATTTAACGCTCGGCGGCGTCTTCGTGCTCGGCAACCTGCCCTGCATACTCTCAAGCAGCGTGCTTGCGGACGTTAAAATTCTGGGGCGCTCGGTTTTCGACGCCTTCGACTTCGTAAGCGCGAACGTATTTTTCGTGCTAACGGCGCTTCTGTGCTGCGTCTATGTGGGCTGGGTGCTGAAAAAGGACGCGATCTACGAGCTCACCAACGAAGGCGATCTAAGCGCGCGGCTCGCAGGAGTTTGGTTTTTATACGTCAAATTTATCCTGCCGCTCATCATCGCGGTGATCTTCGGATACGGGATTTTCGGCCAAATTTAAAGCCGCAAGAGTTTTAAATTTTAAATTTGCCCGCGGCGGTGCGGCTCACTTCGCCGCAATATATTTTATGCCAAGGCATGATAGAATTTTAAAATTTCATTCGCTCCGTTACATACGCTGCAGCGTGGGTTTTTACTCGGTGCGACACATTGTATTGAAACTTGCGGCACGGCGGTCTTGCGACTAGGTGCGAGACACCGCACCGCAGTTATAATATAAATTCAGCGCAGGCGTAGCCTGCCCCTTGTAAAGCGTCGTCGGGGGTTAGGTGGGGTTTGGGGCGGGAAGCGCCGCCTCTGCGAGAAGTGCGACCTCGCAACCGAGGCCCCTTCCCGCCCCGTAAAAAGCTTTAACGCGTCTAGCGAAGCGGGCGTCAGAATTTTGAAATTTTATCTGCACGCGCCGTGCAAGCGTGATCATAAACGCAAAAAGGCGCGGCTAAATTTTAAAATTCCATCTGCCGCGACACTTTAAAATTTCCGCGACAAGCGCGCGATAAATTTAAAATTTAGCCGCAATTTAGGGGTTTTCAATGCTTCTGTTTTTCTTTACGATCTTTCCGATATCGCTGATGCCGGGCATCAACATGACCTACGCGCTAAATCTCGGCATCGCGCGCGGCTATCTTAGGGCGCTGCCTGCACTGATCGCGCAGGTGCTGGGCGTCGCAGCCGTGGCGCTTGCGTGCGTATTCGGCGTCGCGGGCATTCTGCTTGCGCACCCTGCGGCGCTTAGCGCGATTAAAATTTTAGGCGGCGCGTATATCTTCTATCTGGGCGTCGCGACCTTTTTGGCGCGCGGAAATTTCAAGCTGCAAAAACAAAAGCGCAGCGAAAATATCTTCTTCCAAGGCCTCGTAGTCGCGGTCTCAAACCCCAAGGCATGGATATTTTTTACCGCACTCTTTCCGCCATTTTTGGATGCAGACAATCTTTTCGGCGCGCGCACATTTGCTCTCGTGGCGATCTTGTGCGTGAGTGAAAGCATCTGCCTTAGCATATATGCGCTGGGCGGAGCGGTGCTAAAAAATCTGCTGAAAACCCATCTGAAATACCTCGAAATTTTCTGCTCGGTGCTGATGTGTGCGATCGGGCTGTGGATGATTTTGAGCTAAAATTTTGATTAAATTTAGCGCCCGGGTTTTGATGAAATTTTAAATTTAAAAGATAGATTGAAAAGCGGTATTGCTGCGGCTAAATCCTAAGAAAAGCTCTTAAAATTTAACCATTAGCTTTGAATTAAAATTTTAAGCGATCGGTTATTGCGTGCAGCAAGCGCGGCGGCGGTTATCGTCCAGGGTTAGCTTGCGGTGCGTCTAAGAGATTTGCGGGCAGCGATTATCGTCCGCAGCTAATCCGCAGCGAACCTACGAGCGCTTAAGAGATTTCAGCTTTGTGTACTGCACGAGCCGTATCCTCTCTACTCGGATTATGCGTTTAAACGGATTTTGGCTCTGCGAGTAGCACCGCTTCCGTTTGTGACATGCCCGCGCAATTTAAAATTTACGCAAGCGAAGCGCAATGGACTCAGGTTTTTGTATCGCCGCGTCCGCTTAAATTTTAAAATTTAATCTCTACCGTGAAGCTCGCCCATATAAAATTTCACCGAGCCGAGACCCTCTTTTTTCGCCCATTCATAGGCACCTGAGACGAACTCCCAGTTGATGCCCGCGTAGAATTTCTCCAAATATTTCGGACGCGCGTTGTGCTCATCGATGTAATACGCGTGCTCCCAAACGTCCACGACTAGAAGCGGCACGAGTCCCTCGGTCACCGGCGTAGCGGCGTTTTGAGTCGCTTTGATGCAAAGCTTGCCTGATTTCGGATCGTAAGCGAGCCACACCCAGCCCGAGCCGAAATGAGCCGTAGCAGCAGCCAAAAACTCGCTTTTAAAATCCGAGAAATTTTCCGCCAGTGCCGATTTTAGCTCCGCGGACGGCTCGCTAGGCTTTGCGATGCAATCCCAGTAAAAATCGTGGTTGTAAACCTGCGCTGCGTTGTTAAAAAGCCCGCCGCTAGCAGCCGTTACGATCTCGTAAAGCCCCTTGCCCGCAAACTCGCCCGATTCGGTAAGTTTATTTAAATTTGCCACATAGGTCGCATGGTGCTTGCCGTGGTGATAATCACAGGTTTCTTTGCTTACGACCGCATTGTGCGCCGCATCGAACGGCAACTCTCTAAGTTTAAACATCTTTCTCTCCTTGAAATGAATTTTGAAGCGATTATAGCCTAAAATTTCTAAACGAATAATAAAATTTATTATTTAGGATTAATTTTAAGATAAATTTCAATCGAAGCTCGCTCCTAATATAATCTCGCTTCAAATTTAAAATTTAGGCGGTTTATGAACACCAAAGGCTTTGTTTTCATAATTATCGGAGCGCTTTTTTGAGTGCGGCTGGGCTTACGGACTTAAGCACGCTTCTAGTGCGCACGATTGGCTACTGACCACCACCTGCGTAATCGTGAGCTTTTTATATTTATGCTTGCTTTAAAATACGTCGGCGCGGCGCTTGCATACGTCCTATATACGGGTATCAGCACGATCGGCGCCGTGATGCTGGGCATATTCGTCCGCCGCGAGAAAATTTCTGCGCGCAAAGCACCTGTTATTTCTCATAATTTCAAGTGCCGTAATGTTTAAATTAATTTAGAATTTTGGCGAATTTAGCTAAGCTTAGCGCTAAATTTAACGCAAAGGAAAATCATGAAAATCATTGAAGGCTCGCTTGCTCTTAAGGGCAGCGAAAAAATTCTAATCATCAACGCCCGTTTCAACCACATCATCACAGATCGCCTAGTCGAAGGGGCGCACGATGCGTTTTTGCGCCACGGCGGCAAGGAGGAAAATTTAAGCCTGATGCTTGTTCCTGGCGCGTTTGAGATCCCGCTCGCGCTTGAAAAGGCGCTAGCTTCCAAGCTCTACGACGCCGTCGTCTGCCTAGGCGCGGTTATCCGCGGCTCTACACCGCATTTTGACTACGTAAGCGCCGAGGTAAGCAAGGGGATCGCGAACACCATGCTAAAATACGGCGCACCCGTGACTTTCGGCGTGCTAACTACCGATAATATCGAGCAGGCAATCGAGCGTGCAGGCGCGAAGGCTGGCAACAAGGGCTTTGAAGCGATGAGCGGCGCGATCGAGCTTCTAAGTCTATTTCGCAACATAAAGGCTTAAAATGGCCACCAGACACCAAGCCAGGCTCGCTGCGATCTCGCTGCTTTACTCCCAAGATATGAACGGCGGCGGCGAGGACTTTGCGGACGAATATCTGGATGAAAAGCGCATTCGCAACGAGCAGCGCAACTGGACGCTGGCGCTTCTGCGCGGCGCTAGCGAAAATCTTGCCGCGGTCGATGCGCTGATAGATGAAAATTTAAAGGAATTTAAGCTTGCCGAAATTTCGGCTCTGGAGCGTGCGATACTGCGGCTTGGGGCGTATGAGTTGCGCTTTACGGACACGGACGCGGGCATCGTCATAAACGAAGCGATCAACTCCGCTAAAGAGCTTGGCATCTCGCCAAGATTTATAAACGGCGTGCTGGACGCGCTAAAAGATAGCCCCGTAAACATCGCGGCGGATAAAATTTCCAAGCCGAATACAACGGCAAGCGTAAATTCCGAGCTATCCTCGACGACAAGCGAAAATTTCAAGCCCACTGCGGCGAAAAGCTCCGCTGTTTCAGGCAGCAACGTTGCGACGAAAAATTTCGTCCCCGCAGGTACGGACGGCGAGACGAAAAATTTTACCAAGGCAAAGAGGAGCGGCACGCTGAAAAATTCTACGGCGAGCAGAAACAGACCGTCTAAAAAGCCCGCTAATTTAAAAACTCGCAGCGCGTCCGCCAAAAAATCCGTCGCAAGCAAAAAATTTAAAACGGAGGGAAATTTTAAGGCCGGGGATAAATTTAAGACGGAGAAAACGGGCAAAAATTTCAAAACGGGCGAACGAAGTAAAAATTTTAAGGCAAGCGAACGAGGCAAAGACGCTGCG includes these proteins:
- a CDS encoding energy-coupling factor transporter transmembrane component T; this translates as MSSAVSLLAFFIFSFGVGFSGQLYAAFFAPPLLLFALKISIARAVCTRLAVLNIFAILSALSPAIVGNYELAGVIFLRANLIMAFAILLFYGKDEYFFARGFYGLGLGEKLSALVYCCGRFVNFLRSDLARLQALLRMRGFVGTSGIFTYKIYANLIGILAISALEQARNLSMVMSARGFCGRLFYECRDGLGVSEASFLAFVLACVSVKIGAIL
- the cbiM gene encoding cobalt transporter CbiM; its protein translation is MHISEGVLSAPVLLAGWAVTAPAVAAILWRARQSEIPRIACFSALFFVASFVHLPVGVSSMHLMLSGLVGAFLGSRAILAIFVALFLQGVFFGFGGLSVLGVNTAVIGFPAVLGGLFAAAASKAQELKARTQKIYLFLAGFVPIVCSMLLLDLVLFISGREFFAIATLISLEGAILAVLEGIITFFALSFIAKFYGGQRR
- a CDS encoding DUF4198 domain-containing protein; amino-acid sequence: MKAKFAFLGIFAASLAFAHFGVLTTDKNVVEDQKDAIVKLNLEFSHPFLQESMNLQKPAEFGVFIDGEKKSLLSGLKEQKKGENSYFAAEFKADKPSLLAFYFDPKPYAEPAERKMIRHITKTYVDAYDAGEGWDKPLGLEAEIVPLVRPYALYAGEIFSGVFLLHGKPVPGADVEIELYNDKGYKAPSEAHVTQVVKTNGAGEFSFVMPVAGWWGFAALSEEEAAKGSEQPVNELGAVLWIKADELKK
- the serS gene encoding serine--tRNA ligase, translating into MINLKLIETNFDEFNKKLIAKKVPPQTLQTLLDAYNELKSKKTELENLQAVQNVKSKELGLAAREGKDVGALKSQLEENKQKIQSLSELVNEREQNLEAIAACVPNIIDDDVPIGADENENVCIKKVLDPRTFDFAPKQHFDLGEALGWLDFERGVKLSGSRFTAIRGLGAKLNMALINYMIEFNNSRGFELVNMPFLVRDQILYGTGQLPKFKDDLYHVDDEEQNLYLIPTSEVTATNLFNDEILRSEELPIKLTSYSHCFRKEAGSAGRDTRGMIRQHQFEKVELVAITRPEDSTKMLEEMISCASDLLASLGLPHRHMLLCSGDLGFSAAKTVDLEVWLPGQNQYREISSISNCRDFQARRAKIRFKDGKKNSLVHTLNGSSLAVGRTLIAVMENYQRKDGSIEIPRVLEKYM
- a CDS encoding pentapeptide repeat-containing protein encodes the protein MRKPYKNPNSNARFAATGSCAEKFKKRGVKFFVLQNTGFFATKFGSTKFCGAEPGAHDAKLRGFKFCNETLRHTRQIRQSRHSHFKFHDEKFNGAKFATCGTRFLGANFRGVEFCKSKFMARGVKFYKAELRETGFLTRTAELYGTKFHEMKFQTLNLELKMKFSEAKFGEVKFRDGALLKFAAAKGLRRSPSLCVAIPFKFTALQNAGFFATKFDEAEFCGVKFYKARLRRAKFYAAEFAAKGEKFCGMKRRGAGA
- the rsfS gene encoding ribosome silencing factor — protein: MKIALFGGSFDPPHAGHDAAVKAILSSLKPDLLVIMPSFLNPFKKSFSAPPQLRLRWCRALWSDAPHVEVSDYEISQNVPVPTIQSVKFLLEKYGGNGKIAAETAASTSETPTAVTDRALSNGANIANKISAGAYTPGSADEILPEKTDGALSCGIAKISSDDACTAVNTDRVSISANAKNKILQGSVADKILICDGSETKGISQSTVSGISGGCKSNAGGANDVSKILSADASEITNASVISSPVASEISSSNANCIADTGDINDANSAGDTGGADDASDVRDVSSADEASKANSASGTDTISKLYIVVGADNLAELHKWRDFSELQKLAEFVVLTRPGYEIPRQWAALRRIEIAVDASSSGFRRDFKGEIPPKIAAEVIKFYKRKDMQDPKQRAEKIAEILNEKKAEDVQIIDMEGREYIAKFVVIATMLTSRHAASLIEELKSVLKPLGEEFLAIESGDEWSVVDLGDIIVHLISEAYRAKYNIEDFLDKLKKEQF
- a CDS encoding sodium-dependent transporter codes for the protein MPRQTWSSKLTYILTVAGATIGFGCTWRFPYLVGQNGGGAYVLIFCIAMIVLGIPMILVENVIGRRALRNCVDAFAAPKKDGSRIKPAWKIVGIMGVIGAFGILAYYMVLGGWVLTYIVNIVSGNFDLSARITDPAFTQKFYADHIENSPLGVGAYTLVFIAINWYILKNGIIEGIEKFVKFLMPALFLCFIAVILTNLTLEGAKEGVKFYLGVDFAKITPKLLIDVLGQVFFALSLGFGVMITLSSFLNKDEKLMQTATITAVVNTLIAVLAGFMIFPSLFSAGLEPSSGSSLVFKSLPIAFSHMPFGNAVAVVFLSILLIAALTTSITIYQVIINFVEERFGFSTLKAVNLTLGGVFVLGNLPCILSSSVLADVKILGRSVFDAFDFVSANVFFVLTALLCCVYVGWVLKKDAIYELTNEGDLSARLAGVWFLYVKFILPLIIAVIFGYGIFGQI
- a CDS encoding LysE family translocator, with the protein product MLLFFFTIFPISLMPGINMTYALNLGIARGYLRALPALIAQVLGVAAVALACVFGVAGILLAHPAALSAIKILGGAYIFYLGVATFLARGNFKLQKQKRSENIFFQGLVVAVSNPKAWIFFTALFPPFLDADNLFGARTFALVAILCVSESICLSIYALGGAVLKNLLKTHLKYLEIFCSVLMCAIGLWMILS
- the sodB gene encoding superoxide dismutase [Fe], whose protein sequence is MFKLRELPFDAAHNAVVSKETCDYHHGKHHATYVANLNKLTESGEFAGKGLYEIVTAASGGLFNNAAQVYNHDFYWDCIAKPSEPSAELKSALAENFSDFKSEFLAAATAHFGSGWVWLAYDPKSGKLCIKATQNAATPVTEGLVPLLVVDVWEHAYYIDEHNARPKYLEKFYAGINWEFVSGAYEWAKKEGLGSVKFYMGELHGRD